The following nucleotide sequence is from Allocatelliglobosispora scoriae.
GGCCGTAGAGCGAGGGCCGGTACTGGTAGGTCAGGGTGAACCGGGTGTCCAGCGGGGCGCCGGCCGACGCGAAGCAGTAGACGAAGACGTCCTGCTGGGCCGGGGTCGACGCCAGGTTGGCGATGTTGCAGCGGGCACCGGTCGCGCTGTTGACGGCGGTCGCCTGGAGGCTGCCGTCCTTCGGACCGGCGGTCCCGATCCCGGGGAACTTCACCTGCCACTTGCCGACGCCGACATGGGTGACGGTGTTGACGGCACCGGCCGCATTGTACTGGCTGATCGTGCCGCCGCCGGGATTGGCGTCGACGTAGCCGTAGGTGCCGTAGGGGCTCGGGCCGGAGCTGCGGTAGAAGATCGCACTGAAGGCGGTGTAGTCGAGGACGCCGCCGGCCTTGTAGCACCGGATGTAGGCGATCTCGTCGACACCGGACGGGAACCACTGCTCGGCCTGGCACCAGTGCGCCACGGCGTTGATCGCGGTGACGTGCACGACGCCGCCGGCGATCCCCTGTCCGGGGAACTTGACCTGGTAGCGGCCGACGCCGATCAGCGTGACGGTCGTGGCGGCCGGGGTGGTGCCGGTCGGTACGACGGCGCCACCGTTCCAGAGCACGAAACCGAGCCGGTCGGGTACGGCGGCCGCGGCGGGCGGCGTACCGAGAGCGACAGCGCCGAGAGTGGCGAGCAGCACGGCGGCTGCGGCCGGGACGAGCCGCTGCCATGCGGGTTTGCGCATATCTGAACCTCCTTGGGGCGGGATGGTGCAGACATGCAAACATAATGATCTGTAATTGGGTGTCGGGTCGCTGTCACCCGGCTACGAGTCGCGGACGGCGTCCAGCGCCAGCAGCGCGACATGCAGCGACAGGCACGCCTCGACCGAGTCGAGGTCCGCCTGCAGGATCCGCCCGAGCCGGGCCAGCCGCTCGTAGAAGGCCGGTCGGGACAGGTGCGCCTCGGCCGCCGCCGACGACTTGTTGCGCCCCTGCTCCAGGTAGACCCGCAGCGTCGGCAGCAGCGTGTCCCGCGGGTGCTGCGCGTCGTGGGCGAGCACCGGGCCGAGCTGCCGCTCGACGAAGGTCTGCAGCCGGGGCTCGTCGCGCAGCAGGTGCAGCAGCCCGGCGAGGCCCACGTGCGGCAGGCGGAAGACGGGCACCTGGCGGTGGTCGTGGCGGGCCGCGTCGGCGACCTGACGGGCCTCGACCAGCGAGCGGCGGGCCTCGCGCAGGTCGGCCACCCCGGTCCCGGCGGCGACGATGACGGGGGCGGACTCCGGGCGTACTCGTCGGAGTGCCGTCGCGAAGGCACCCAGCGCGCCCTCCTCGTCGGCGGGCCCGCGCAGGGCGATGAGCGCGCCCACGGCATGGTCGTCGAGGAGGCTGGAGAGGCCGGAGAGCTTCGCGTCACGCAGGGCCTGCCCGACGCCCTCGGCGAGCCCGCGCAACTCCGCCTGCTCGGCCACGGCGGGCGCGTGGCCACCGTCGTGGCGCGGACGGACGACGACGCCGACCAGGTGCCTGCGCTCCAGCGTGACGCCGAGCGCCCGGGCCCGCAGCGCCACCTCGTCGACCGGGCGGGAGTGGTCCAACAGCGCCGTGAGCAGGGTCGCGTGGAGCTGGCGCTCCAGGCCCTCGGCGTCGCGCCGGATCAGTCGGCCCAGCGCCAGCGTCGAGGCGGCCCGCTCCAGCAGGATCCGCAGCCGGTTGGCGGGCTCGGCCCGCACGTGCAGCAGCAGCCGGCCCCAGTCCTGGCCCCGGGCGCCAACCGTGGTGACGAGCCAGCCCGAGTCGGCGTCGAAACCGGTCCGGGTCGGCACCCGGATCCGGCGCGAGTGGCTCTCCCAGCCGTCCAGCAGCAGCGCGGCACTGCCACCGGCCGGGTCGTAGGCGAGCACCTGGCGGGAGAGGTTCTCCAGCACCACCGGGCTGCCGGAGAGCTCCGCGACCTGCCGCAGCACCTCGGCCGGTTCGGCGCCCTCGACCGAGAGGTCGGTGAAGCGCTGGTGGATCTCCTCGGTCGCCCGCAACTCGGTGAGCTGGGCGTCCACGATCAGCGCGTGCACCGCCTCGGTGATCCGGACGAACGGTGTGTCCCGGCGCAGCTCGATCAGCGGCAGGCCGCGCTTCTCGGCGGCCGCCACCAGCACCTTCGGCAGGTTCTGGGTGTATCGGCGGCCCAGCTCCACGACGAAGCCCGAGACGCCGACGTCGGCGAGGTCGTTGATGAAGCCGCGCAGCCCCGCGTCGTCGGCGGGCAGGCCGATGCCGGTCGCGAGGACGAGCTCGCCGCCGCGCAGCAGCGAGGCGATGTCGGGCACCTCGGCCACGTGCACCCAGCGGACCGGGTTGTCCAGCGCGTCCTCACCCGCGACGACCCTCGGCGCACCGAAACGGAACGGGTCGAGCGCGAGCACCTCACGGACGGTAGGGAACACGGACATCACCGTAACGGTAAGTCATGCGAGGTCGCTGCGGCACAGCTCCCAGCAGGCGACGGCGGTCGCGGCGGCGACGTTGAGCGAGTCGACCCCGCGCCGCATCGGGATGCGCACGCGCACGTCACTCGCGCTCAGCGCGTGCTGGGACAGGCCCGGCCCCTCCGCACCCAGCAGCAGCGCCGGCCGCTCCCGCTGCGCGTCGCTCAGCACCTGCATCGGTACGCCGTCAGCAGCCGGACTCATCGCCAGCAGCGTGAACCCGGCCTCGCGGAGCTGCGCCAGCCCGCCCGGCCACTCGTCGAGGAAGGCATAGGGAATGGCGAAGACCTCGCCCATGCTGACCCGGACGCTGCGCCGGTAGAGCGGATCCGCGCAGGTCGGCGAGAGCAGCACGGCGTCCATGCCGAGCCCGGCGACGCCCCGGAAGATCGCGCCGATGTTGGTGTGGTTGTTGATGTCCTCCAGGATCACCACCCGCCGCGCCGCCCGGAGCACGTCCCCCACGTCCGGTAGCGGCTTGCGATGGAAGCTCGCGAGGACACCCCGGTGCACGTGGAACCCGGTGACCGCCTCCAGCACGTCCGGCTCGGCGCCGTAGACCGGTGCCCCGTCGAGGTCGGCGACCTGCCCGGCCCGCTTCGCCTCGACGAGGAAGCTGCGCGGTCGGTAACCGGCCTTGACCGCACGGCGCAGGACCAGCTCGCCCTCGGCGATGAAGAGCCCGTGCGGCGGCTCCCAGCGGGTGCGCAACTCCACGTCGGTCAGCGCCCGGTAGTCGGCGATCCGCTCGTCGCCCGGGTCCGTGATCAGCTCCACCGGGCACATTCTGCCCTGCCCGGCACGCTCGACCGCCCGCCCGGTGCCGCCCGGCCCCACGATCGCCACAACTCTTCAAGAGTTGGTCCTAAACCGGCCGGCCGCGCCCACCATCGCCCCACGATCGCCCCACGATCGCCGCAACTCTTGAAGAGTTGGTCCTAAACACGCCGTGGCCCCCCGCGGATGCGGGAGGCCACGGCGATCGCCAGCGGCGGATGCTACTTCTCCTTGGCCACCTTGGCAGCCTCGGCCTCGATCTTCTTGATCTCTTCCTCGGCCTGCTTCACGACCTCGAGCACGACGTCGTCCCGCTTCTCGGCGGGCTTGACCGGCTTGCGCGGAGCATCCGGGTTGGCGGTCGGCAGGTTGCCGAACGCGTTGCCGATGCCGTCGAGCGCCTTACCCAGCTCCGCCGGGATGATCCAGATCTTGCTGGCCTGGCCGTTGGCGATCTGCGGCAGCGCCTGCAGGTACTGGTAGGCCATGACCGTGCTGTCCATGTCGGCGGCGTGGATCGCGTCCACGACCGTCTGGATCGCCTTGGCCTGGCCCTCGGCGGTGAGGATGCGAGCCTGCCGGTCACCGTCGGCGCGCAGCACCTGGGACTGGCGCTCGCCCTCGGCGGTGAGGATCGCGGCCTGCTTGTGGCCCTCGGCCGTGAGGATCGCGGCACGGCGGTCACGCTCGGCACGCATCTGCTTCTCCATGGAGTCGCGGATGCTCGCCGGCGGCTCGATCGCCTTGATCTCGACCCGGGTGACCTTGACGCCCCAGCGTCCGGTGGTCTCGTCGAGCACCGCCGACAGGTGCGAGTTGACCTGCTCGCGGCTGGTGAGCGCGCGCTCGAGGTCCATCGAACCGATGATGTTACGCAGGGTCGTGACCGTCAGCTGCTCGATCGCCTGGAGGAAGTTGGCGATCTCGTAGGTCGCCTTCACCGCATCGATGACCTTGAAGTAGAGCACGGTGTCGATCGAGACGACCAGGTTGTCCGAGGTGATCACCGGCTGCGGCGGGAAGCTGACGACCTGCTCGCGCAGATCGACCTTGGTCCGCACCTTGTCGATGATCGGCACGAGGATGTTCAGACCGGGCTGCAGGGTCCGGTGGTATTTGCCCAGCCGCTCGGTGACATCGTTGCGCTGCTGCGGCACCTGCCGCACGGACTTCATCAGCGTGATCAC
It contains:
- a CDS encoding PucR family transcriptional regulator produces the protein MFPTVREVLALDPFRFGAPRVVAGEDALDNPVRWVHVAEVPDIASLLRGGELVLATGIGLPADDAGLRGFINDLADVGVSGFVVELGRRYTQNLPKVLVAAAEKRGLPLIELRRDTPFVRITEAVHALIVDAQLTELRATEEIHQRFTDLSVEGAEPAEVLRQVAELSGSPVVLENLSRQVLAYDPAGGSAALLLDGWESHSRRIRVPTRTGFDADSGWLVTTVGARGQDWGRLLLHVRAEPANRLRILLERAASTLALGRLIRRDAEGLERQLHATLLTALLDHSRPVDEVALRARALGVTLERRHLVGVVVRPRHDGGHAPAVAEQAELRGLAEGVGQALRDAKLSGLSSLLDDHAVGALIALRGPADEEGALGAFATALRRVRPESAPVIVAAGTGVADLREARRSLVEARQVADAARHDHRQVPVFRLPHVGLAGLLHLLRDEPRLQTFVERQLGPVLAHDAQHPRDTLLPTLRVYLEQGRNKSSAAAEAHLSRPAFYERLARLGRILQADLDSVEACLSLHVALLALDAVRDS
- a CDS encoding TrmH family RNA methyltransferase; this encodes MCPVELITDPGDERIADYRALTDVELRTRWEPPHGLFIAEGELVLRRAVKAGYRPRSFLVEAKRAGQVADLDGAPVYGAEPDVLEAVTGFHVHRGVLASFHRKPLPDVGDVLRAARRVVILEDINNHTNIGAIFRGVAGLGMDAVLLSPTCADPLYRRSVRVSMGEVFAIPYAFLDEWPGGLAQLREAGFTLLAMSPAADGVPMQVLSDAQRERPALLLGAEGPGLSQHALSASDVRVRIPMRRGVDSLNVAAATAVACWELCRSDLA